The following coding sequences are from one Sciurus carolinensis chromosome 11, mSciCar1.2, whole genome shotgun sequence window:
- the Ldha gene encoding L-lactate dehydrogenase A chain, which translates to MASLKDQLIVNLLKEEQVPQNKITVVGVGAVGMACAISILMKDLADELALVDVMEDKLKGEMMDLQHGSLFLRTPKIVSGKDYSVTANSKLVIITAGARQQEGESRLNLVQRNVNIFKFIIPNVVKYSPHCKLLVVSNPVDILTYVAWKISGFPKNRVIGSGCNLDSARFRYLMGERLGVHPLSCHGWVLGEHGDSSVPVWSGVNVAGVALKNLHPDLGTDADKEHWKEVHKQVVDSAYEVIKLKGYTSWAIGLSVADLAESIMKNLRRVHPISTMIKGLYGIKDDVFLSVPCILGQNGISDVVKVNLTPEEEARLKKSADTLWGIQKELQF; encoded by the exons ATGGCAAGTCTCAAGGATCAGCTGATTGTGAATCTTCTTAAGGAAGAACAGGTTCCCCAGAATAAGATTACAGTTGTTGGGGTTGGTGCTGTTGGCATGGCTTGTGCCATCAGTATCTTAATGAAG GACTTGGCAGATGAACTTGCTCTTGTTGATGTCATGGAAGATAAATTGAAGGGAGAAATGATGGATCTCCAGCATGGCAGCCTTTTCCTTAGAACACCAAAAATTGTCTCTGGCAAAG ACTATAGTGTGACTGCAAACTCCAAGCTCGTTATTATCACAGCTGGGGCACGTCAGCAAGAGGGAGAAAGCCGTCTCAATTTAGTCCAGCGTAATGTGAACATCTTTAAATTCATCATTCCTAATGTTGTAAAATACAGCCCACACTGCAAGTTGCTTGTTGTTTCCAATCCAG TGGATATCTTGACCTATGTGGCTTGGAAGATAAGTGGCTTTCCTAAAAACCGTGTTATTGGAAGTGGTTGCAATCTGGATTCAGCCCGGTTCCGTTACCTCATGGGGGAAAGACTGGGAGTTCACCCATTAAGCTGTCATGGGTGGGTCCTTGGGGAACATGGAGACTCTAGTG TACCTGTATGGAGTGGAGTGAATGTTGCTGGTGTCGCCTTGAAGAATCTGCACCCAGATTTAGGCACTGATGCAGATAAAGAACATTGGAAAGAGGTTCATAAGCAGGTGGTTGACAG CGCTTATGAGGTGATCAAACTAAAAGGCTATACATCCTGGGCCATTGGACTGTCTGTGGCAGATTTGGCAGAAAGTATAATGAAGAATCTTAGGCGGGTGCATCCAATTTCCACCATGATTAAG gGTCTCTATGGAATAAAGGATGATGTTTTTCTAAGTGTGCCTTGCATCTTGGGACAAAATGGAATCTCAGATGTTGTGAAGGTGAATTTGACTCCTGAGGAAGAGGCTCGTTTGAAGAAGAGTGCAGATACGCTTTGGGGGATCCAAAAAGAACTACAATTTTAA